A genomic segment from Phragmites australis chromosome 6, lpPhrAust1.1, whole genome shotgun sequence encodes:
- the LOC133923137 gene encoding uncharacterized protein LOC133923137 translates to MTMNYTSWVIHVQAMMDGQGIWEVVEPVASASINKKKDKKARSHLFQALLEDLLMQVARKKTEKEEGETLDQYTKKLNTMSVGYASLVEMLDDIALVKQFYNLDNMPFEEIVGRLKAFEERARPRASDSNSNSDSQLLLTRAEWQVWQKDSDDSSSSNKGKYHPPSDSNHGQGGRGCGRGGHGGTSRDDKESDLGGGRRNKSHIKCYNCYKMGDYVNECKGTKEEGGKERRDTPHTY, encoded by the exons ATGACAATGAACTACACGAGCTGGGTGATTCATGTGCAAGCGATGATGGATGGTCAAGGCATCTGGGAAGTAGTCGAGCCGGTGGCCAGTGCATCCAtcaacaagaagaaggacaagaaggcgagGTCGCATCTCTTTCAAGCACTCCTAGAGGACCTCCTGATGCAGGTGGCGAGGAAGAAAACTGAAAAGGAG GAGGGAGAGACGTTAGACCAGTACACCAAAAAGCTCAACACCATGTCTGTCGGGTATGCCAGTCTGGTGGAGATGCTGGACGACATTGCATTAGTCAAGCAGTTCTACAACCTCGACAACATGCCATTCGAGGAAATTGTGGGGCGGCTAAAGGCTTTTGAAGAACGTGCTCGCCCACGTGCATCTGACAGCAACAGTAATAGCGACAGTCAGCTTCTGCTCACCCGGGCCGAGTGGCAGGTGTGGCAGAAGGACAGCGACGACTCCTCGTCAAGCAACAAGGGCAAATACCACCCTCCTTCAGATAGCAACCATGGTCAGGGTGGTCGTGGTTGCGGCAGAGGTGGTCACGGTGGTACGTCGCGTGATGACAAGGAGAGCGACTTGGGCGGTGGTCGCCGCAATAAGAGTCAcatcaagtgctacaattgCTACAAGATGGGGGACTACGTGAATGAATGCAAAGGAaccaaagaagaaggaggaaaagaaaggcgAGACACACCTCACACGTACTGA